Proteins encoded in a region of the Pseudomonas putida genome:
- the cobT gene encoding nicotinate-nucleotide--dimethylbenzimidazole phosphoribosyltransferase: MTQAWWRDACHPLDNDAMDQAHARQQQLTKPAGSLGQLEGLAIQLAGLQGCERPILDQVAITIFAGDHGVVEEGISAYPQAVTGQMLRNFVGGGAAISVLARQLQASLEVVDLGTIDAQLELPGVRHLRLGAGTANFACQPAMTENQLQAALQAGRDSALRAAEQGAQLFIGGEMGIGNTTAAAALASVLLSCPAAQLSGPGTGLDNAGVRHKAEVIERALRLHGLRAENPLQALGCVGGFEIAALAGAYIGCAQAGVAVLVDGFICSVAALVAVHLNPQCRAWLLFAHQGAEPGHKALLAALQAEPLLALGLRLGEGSGAALAVPLLRLACALHGQMATFAEAAVADRPA, translated from the coding sequence ATGACCCAAGCCTGGTGGCGTGACGCCTGCCATCCCCTCGACAACGATGCCATGGACCAGGCCCACGCCCGTCAGCAGCAACTGACCAAACCTGCCGGCTCACTCGGCCAGCTGGAGGGCTTGGCTATCCAGTTGGCAGGCCTGCAAGGGTGTGAGCGGCCGATCCTGGATCAGGTCGCAATTACCATTTTTGCCGGCGACCACGGGGTGGTCGAAGAAGGCATCTCGGCCTACCCGCAGGCGGTGACCGGGCAGATGCTGCGTAACTTCGTCGGCGGCGGTGCGGCGATCAGTGTACTGGCGCGGCAACTGCAAGCCAGCCTGGAAGTGGTCGACCTGGGCACCATCGACGCGCAGTTGGAGCTGCCCGGTGTGCGCCATCTGCGCCTGGGCGCCGGCACCGCCAACTTTGCCTGCCAGCCCGCGATGACCGAGAACCAGTTGCAAGCAGCCTTGCAGGCCGGCCGCGACAGCGCCCTGCGCGCCGCTGAACAGGGTGCTCAGCTGTTCATCGGTGGCGAGATGGGCATCGGCAACACCACGGCCGCCGCAGCCCTGGCCAGCGTCCTGCTGAGCTGCCCGGCGGCACAGCTGAGCGGCCCAGGCACTGGGCTGGACAATGCCGGCGTGCGGCACAAGGCCGAGGTCATCGAGCGGGCGCTGCGCCTGCACGGCCTGCGTGCTGAAAACCCGTTGCAGGCGCTGGGCTGTGTTGGCGGATTCGAGATAGCGGCGTTGGCTGGCGCCTACATCGGCTGCGCGCAGGCGGGTGTTGCGGTGCTGGTGGATGGTTTCATCTGCAGTGTCGCCGCGTTGGTGGCAGTGCATCTTAACCCGCAGTGCCGGGCCTGGCTGCTGTTCGCCCACCAGGGTGCCGAGCCTGGGCACAAGGCCTTGCTGGCTGCGCTGCAGGCCGAGCCGTTGCTGGCCCTGGGCCTGCGCCTGGGCGAGGGCAGTGGTGCTGCCCTGGCGGTGCCGCTGCTGCGCCTGGCCTGTGCGCTGCATGGGCAAATGGCGACCTTTGCCGAGGCCGCGGTGGCGGACCGCCCGGCATGA
- the cbiB gene encoding adenosylcobinamide-phosphate synthase CbiB, which translates to MSVALLTVAGVALDALLGEPQRRHPLVAFGNMASNLERRLNAGGRGWRSHGVSAWFLAVVPLTLVALVLSWLPYIGWLVDVLALYCAVGLRSLGEHVLPVANALRQGDLEEARRRVGYLVSRETRELDEPAVARAATESVLENGSDAVFAALFWFVVAGAPGVVLYRLSNTLDAMWGYRNERFERFGWCAARIDDVLNYVPARLVALTYALLGKTRLALACWRKQGPLWDSPNAGPVMAAGAGALGVELGGPAVYHGELHERPRLGEGPMADADAIERGWGLVQRGVWLWLLVICLGAYINA; encoded by the coding sequence ATGAGCGTGGCCTTGCTGACCGTGGCTGGGGTTGCCCTGGACGCCTTGCTGGGCGAACCGCAGCGGCGCCACCCTTTGGTGGCCTTCGGCAATATGGCCAGTAACCTTGAGCGTCGCCTGAATGCCGGCGGACGTGGCTGGCGCAGCCACGGCGTAAGTGCTTGGTTTCTGGCGGTGGTGCCGCTGACGTTGGTGGCACTGGTGCTGTCGTGGCTGCCGTACATCGGCTGGCTGGTGGACGTGCTGGCGCTGTATTGCGCCGTGGGGCTGCGCAGCCTGGGCGAGCATGTACTGCCGGTGGCCAACGCCTTGCGCCAGGGCGACCTGGAAGAGGCGAGGCGCCGGGTCGGTTACCTGGTCAGCCGCGAAACCCGCGAACTGGACGAGCCGGCGGTAGCTCGAGCAGCCACCGAGTCAGTGCTGGAGAACGGCAGCGACGCGGTGTTCGCCGCGTTGTTCTGGTTTGTGGTGGCGGGTGCGCCGGGTGTGGTGCTGTACCGCTTGAGCAATACGCTGGATGCCATGTGGGGCTACCGCAATGAACGCTTCGAACGTTTTGGCTGGTGCGCGGCGCGCATCGACGATGTGCTCAACTATGTACCCGCAAGGCTGGTGGCGCTGACCTACGCGCTACTGGGCAAGACCCGCCTGGCCCTGGCCTGCTGGCGCAAGCAAGGCCCGCTGTGGGACAGCCCCAATGCCGGCCCGGTGATGGCTGCCGGTGCCGGTGCGTTGGGCGTGGAGTTGGGTGGCCCGGCGGTGTACCACGGCGAGCTGCATGAGCGCCCACGCCTGGGCGAGGGGCCGATGGCCGATGCCGACGCCATCGAACGCGGCTGGGGCCTGGTGCAGCGCGGTGTGTGGCTGTGGCTGCTGGTGATCTGCCTGGGGGCTTATATCAATGCTTGA
- a CDS encoding cobyric acid synthase — MTTLMVQGTTSDAGKSTLVTALCRWLLRQGVGVVPFKPQNMALNSAVTADGGEIGRAQAVQAQACRLAPHTDMNPVLLKPNSDTGAQVIIHGRAVTSMNAVAYHDYKATAMQAVLASHQRLSAAYPVVMVEGAGSPAEINLRAGDIANMGFAEAVDCPVILVADINRGGVFAHLVGTLELLSPSEQARVKGFVINRFRGDIALLQPGLDWLEQRTGKPVLGVLPYVTDLHLEAEDGIDVRQGAKLARVLKVIVPVLPRISNHTDFDPLRLHPQVDLQFIGPGQPIPAADLIILPGSKSVRGDLAQLRERGWDKAIERHLRYGGKLIGICGGLQMLGRQVHDPLGLEGAAGSSQGLGLLDYATVLEAEKQLRNVAGTLNLEAAAVAGYEIHAGVTSGPALERPAVQLADGRCDGAVSADGQILATYLHGLFEGSQSCAALLRWAGLEDVQAIDYEALRERDIERLADLVEKHLDTALLRQLCGVA, encoded by the coding sequence ATGACCACTCTCATGGTGCAAGGCACCACCTCCGATGCCGGCAAGAGCACGCTGGTGACCGCGCTGTGCCGCTGGCTGCTGCGCCAGGGTGTCGGTGTGGTGCCCTTCAAGCCGCAGAACATGGCGCTCAATAGCGCAGTGACCGCCGATGGCGGTGAAATCGGCCGTGCTCAAGCAGTGCAAGCTCAGGCTTGCCGGCTGGCACCCCATACCGACATGAACCCTGTATTGCTCAAGCCCAATAGCGATACCGGTGCCCAGGTGATCATTCATGGCCGCGCAGTCACCAGCATGAATGCAGTGGCCTACCACGACTACAAGGCCACGGCCATGCAGGCAGTGCTGGCATCGCACCAGCGCCTGAGCGCCGCGTACCCGGTGGTCATGGTCGAGGGCGCAGGCTCGCCGGCAGAGATCAACTTGCGTGCCGGCGACATCGCCAACATGGGTTTTGCCGAAGCGGTGGACTGCCCGGTGATCCTGGTCGCCGACATCAACCGTGGCGGTGTGTTCGCCCATCTTGTGGGCACGCTGGAATTGCTGTCGCCCAGTGAGCAGGCGCGGGTCAAAGGTTTTGTGATCAACCGCTTCCGTGGCGATATCGCCTTGCTGCAACCGGGGCTGGACTGGCTGGAGCAACGCACCGGCAAGCCGGTACTGGGCGTACTGCCCTACGTCACCGACCTGCATCTGGAAGCCGAAGACGGTATCGATGTGCGCCAGGGCGCCAAGCTCGCGCGTGTACTCAAGGTGATCGTGCCGGTACTGCCGCGCATCAGCAACCACACCGACTTCGACCCGCTGCGCCTGCACCCGCAGGTAGACCTGCAGTTCATCGGCCCAGGCCAGCCGATTCCGGCTGCCGACCTGATCATCCTGCCGGGCTCCAAGAGTGTGCGCGGTGACCTGGCACAGCTGCGCGAGCGCGGTTGGGACAAGGCCATCGAGCGGCACCTGCGCTATGGTGGCAAGCTGATCGGTATCTGCGGTGGCTTGCAGATGCTCGGGCGCCAAGTGCATGACCCACTGGGGCTGGAAGGGGCCGCCGGCTCAAGCCAGGGGCTCGGCTTGCTTGACTATGCCACGGTGCTTGAAGCCGAGAAGCAACTGCGCAACGTTGCCGGCACACTGAACCTTGAAGCTGCAGCGGTTGCCGGTTATGAAATTCATGCCGGGGTCACCTCGGGTCCAGCCCTTGAGCGACCTGCCGTGCAACTGGCCGATGGCCGCTGTGATGGCGCTGTCAGCGCGGATGGCCAGATCCTCGCCACCTACCTGCACGGTTTGTTCGAAGGCAGCCAGTCGTGTGCCGCGCTGCTGCGCTGGGCCGGGCTGGAGGATGTGCAGGCGATCGACTACGAAGCGTTGCGCGAACGCGACATCGAGCGCCTGGCCGACCTGGTGGAAAAGCACCTGGACACCGCGCTGCTGCGCCAACTGTGCGGGGTGGCCTGA
- the cobO gene encoding cob(I)yrinic acid a,c-diamide adenosyltransferase codes for MSESTERDERHLARMQRKKAVIDERIANSPNECGLLLVLTGNGKGKSSSAFGMLARALGHGMQCGVVQFIKGRNSTGEELFFRRFPEQVRYHVMGEGFTWETQDRQRDIAAAEAAWAVSRQLLQDPSVQFVVLDELNIALKHGYLDLDQVLSDIQARPPMQHVIVTGRAAKDEMIELADTVTEMGMLKHAFQAGIRAQKGVEL; via the coding sequence ATGAGCGAATCCACCGAACGCGACGAACGCCACCTGGCGCGCATGCAGCGCAAGAAGGCGGTCATCGACGAACGCATCGCCAATTCCCCCAACGAATGCGGCCTGCTGCTGGTGCTGACCGGCAACGGCAAAGGCAAGAGCAGCTCGGCCTTCGGCATGCTCGCACGCGCCCTGGGCCATGGCATGCAGTGCGGTGTGGTGCAGTTCATCAAAGGCCGCAACAGCACCGGCGAAGAACTGTTCTTCCGCCGCTTCCCCGAGCAAGTGCGCTACCACGTCATGGGCGAAGGCTTTACCTGGGAAACCCAGGACCGCCAGCGCGACATTGCTGCCGCTGAAGCCGCCTGGGCGGTGTCGCGCCAGTTGCTGCAAGACCCAAGTGTGCAGTTCGTGGTACTGGATGAGCTCAACATCGCCCTCAAGCATGGCTATCTCGACCTGGACCAGGTGCTGTCCGACATTCAGGCCCGCCCGCCGATGCAGCATGTGATCGTCACTGGCCGTGCGGCCAAGGATGAAATGATCGAACTGGCCGACACCGTGACCGAGATGGGCATGCTCAAGCACGCTTTCCAGGCCGGTATCCGCGCACAGAAGGGCGTCGAGCTGTGA
- the cobC gene encoding alpha-ribazole phosphatase family protein, translating into MILDLLRHGETEQGGLRGSLDDALTDKGWAQMRSAVAEAGPWQVLVSSPLQRCARFADELGARLNVPVQREPALQELHFGDWEGRSAAQIMEHQADALGRFWADPYAFTPPNGEPVEAFAERVLAAVERLHLQHAGKRVLLVTHGGVMRLLLARARGLPREQLLQVEVGHGALMRLVPGVDGQLVEAR; encoded by the coding sequence ATGATCCTCGACCTGCTGCGCCATGGTGAAACGGAACAGGGCGGCCTGCGCGGCAGCCTTGACGATGCCCTGACCGACAAGGGGTGGGCGCAAATGCGCAGTGCCGTGGCCGAGGCCGGCCCGTGGCAGGTTTTGGTCAGCTCGCCGCTGCAGCGCTGTGCGCGGTTCGCCGATGAGCTGGGCGCGCGGTTGAACGTGCCGGTGCAGCGTGAGCCTGCCCTGCAAGAGCTGCATTTCGGCGATTGGGAGGGGCGTAGCGCCGCGCAGATCATGGAGCACCAGGCCGACGCGCTTGGGCGGTTCTGGGCGGACCCTTACGCCTTCACACCGCCCAACGGCGAGCCGGTCGAGGCGTTTGCCGAACGGGTGCTGGCAGCTGTCGAGCGTTTGCACCTTCAACATGCCGGCAAGCGCGTGCTGTTGGTCACCCATGGCGGGGTAATGCGGTTGTTGCTGGCGCGTGCCCGGGGTTTGCCGAGGGAACAATTGCTGCAGGTCGAAGTCGGGCATGGCGCGTTGATGCGCCTGGTGCCGGGTGTTGACGGGCAGTTGGTCGAGGCCCGCTGA
- a CDS encoding cobyrinate a,c-diamide synthase, translated as MSRSRHCPAVLIAAPASGQGKTTVTAALARLHRNLGRKVRVFKCGPDFLDPMILERASGAPVYQLDLWMIGADESRRLLWDAAGEADLILIEGVMGLFDGTPSSADLARHFGVPVLAVIDGTAMAQTFGALALGLARYQADLPFAGVLANRVGSLRHAQLLEGSLTQGLRWYGGLSRERGIELPSRHLGLVQASELNDLEARLDAAAEALGASCDAALPPPVTFAEPEPQACSTSLAGVRIGVARDEAFAFTYGANLDLLRNLGAQLAFFSPLHDRELPPVDSLYLPGGYPELHHHALAANAPMCAAIRAHHAQGKPLLAECGGMLYLLDALTDVAGERAELLGLLPGEATMQKRLAALALQAVELPEGTLRGHTYHHSLTSTALEPIARGLSPNGGRGNEAVYRLGRLTASYVHFYFPSNPDAAAALLRP; from the coding sequence GTGAGTCGATCGCGCCACTGCCCCGCCGTGCTGATCGCGGCACCAGCCTCTGGCCAGGGCAAGACCACTGTCACTGCTGCTCTGGCACGCTTGCACCGTAACCTCGGGCGTAAGGTGCGGGTGTTCAAGTGCGGGCCCGACTTTCTGGACCCGATGATTCTCGAGCGGGCCAGTGGCGCGCCGGTGTACCAGCTGGACCTGTGGATGATCGGTGCAGATGAAAGCCGTCGCCTGTTGTGGGACGCTGCCGGCGAGGCCGACCTGATCCTGATCGAAGGGGTGATGGGGCTGTTCGACGGCACCCCGTCCAGCGCCGACCTGGCCCGCCATTTCGGCGTACCGGTGCTGGCGGTGATCGACGGCACGGCCATGGCTCAGACATTCGGCGCCCTGGCTCTGGGCCTGGCGCGCTATCAGGCCGACCTGCCGTTCGCCGGCGTGCTGGCCAACCGGGTGGGCAGCCTGCGCCATGCGCAACTGCTGGAAGGCAGCCTGACCCAAGGGTTGCGCTGGTATGGCGGCTTGTCCCGCGAGCGTGGCATCGAGCTGCCTAGCCGCCACCTGGGGCTGGTGCAGGCCAGCGAGCTGAATGATCTGGAGGCCCGCCTGGATGCTGCTGCCGAGGCGCTGGGCGCCAGTTGCGACGCGGCTTTGCCGCCGCCGGTAACCTTTGCCGAGCCCGAACCGCAGGCCTGCTCTACCTCGTTGGCAGGTGTACGCATTGGTGTGGCGCGGGACGAGGCGTTTGCCTTCACCTATGGCGCCAACCTCGACCTGCTGCGCAACCTTGGCGCACAGCTGGCGTTTTTCTCGCCGCTGCACGACCGCGAGCTGCCACCGGTAGACAGCCTGTACCTGCCGGGCGGCTACCCCGAACTGCATCACCACGCATTGGCCGCAAACGCACCGATGTGCGCAGCGATTCGCGCCCATCATGCGCAGGGCAAGCCGTTGCTGGCCGAGTGCGGCGGCATGCTGTACCTGCTCGATGCCCTGACTGACGTGGCAGGCGAACGTGCCGAGCTGCTGGGGCTGCTGCCGGGTGAGGCGACCATGCAGAAGCGCCTGGCGGCCCTGGCGCTGCAGGCGGTGGAACTGCCGGAGGGTACCTTGCGCGGGCACACCTATCACCACTCGCTGACCAGCACTGCGCTGGAACCGATCGCTCGTGGCCTGAGCCCCAACGGCGGGCGGGGCAACGAAGCGGTGTATCGCCTGGGTCGGTTGACCGCTTCCTACGTGCACTTCTACTTCCCGTCCAACCCCGATGCGGCGGCGGCGCTGTTGCGGCCATGA
- a CDS encoding MarR family winged helix-turn-helix transcriptional regulator, protein MLTSECICTHLRRAARGVSRHYDEALSGFGVNVAQFSLLRHLQRLDRPSITTLAEAMGLERSTLGRNLRVLEAEGLVALADGDDQRNRVVLLTEAGTQLLRAAYPAWEQAQIKLVERLGEGPRDELVRLLDQLA, encoded by the coding sequence ATGCTGACCAGTGAATGCATCTGTACCCATCTGCGTCGTGCCGCCCGTGGGGTGAGCCGGCATTACGACGAGGCCCTCTCCGGCTTCGGGGTCAATGTTGCGCAGTTTTCCTTGCTGAGACACCTGCAACGGCTCGACCGCCCCAGTATCACCACCTTGGCCGAGGCCATGGGCCTGGAGCGCAGTACCCTAGGCCGCAACCTGCGGGTGCTGGAGGCGGAAGGGCTGGTGGCCCTGGCTGATGGCGACGACCAGCGTAACCGTGTGGTGCTGTTGACCGAGGCCGGTACGCAGCTGCTGCGTGCTGCGTATCCGGCCTGGGAACAAGCCCAGATCAAGCTGGTGGAGCGGTTGGGCGAAGGGCCGCGGGATGAACTGGTGCGTTTGCTGGACCAACTGGCGTGA
- a CDS encoding MFS transporter yields MWRTSGWVLVGAALILALSLGVRHGFGLFLAPMSADFGWGREVFAFAIALQNLVWGLAQPFAGALADRMGAARVVIIGGILYAIGLVFMGMADSAWSLSLSAGLLIGIGLSGTSFSVILGVVGRAVPAEKRSMAMGIASAAGSFGQFAMLPGTLGLIQWLGWSAALLVLGLMVAFIVPFVGLLRDRPLPSHGAEQTLGQALREACSHPGFWLLALGFFVCGFQVVFIGVHLPAYLVDQHLAATTGTTVLALVGLFNIVGTFTAGWLGGRMSKPRLLTGLYLLRAVVIVLFLWAPVSEFSAYLFGIAMGLLWLSTVPLTNGTVATVFGVRNLSMLGGIVFLFHQLGAFLGGWLGGVVYDRTSSYDLVWQISILLSLLAAALNWPVRERPVARLQAQAA; encoded by the coding sequence GTGTGGCGAACCAGCGGGTGGGTATTGGTGGGGGCGGCCTTGATCCTGGCGCTGTCCCTGGGTGTGCGGCACGGCTTTGGTTTGTTCCTGGCGCCGATGAGCGCCGATTTTGGTTGGGGGCGGGAGGTGTTCGCCTTTGCCATTGCCTTGCAGAACCTGGTCTGGGGGCTGGCGCAACCATTCGCCGGTGCCTTGGCCGACCGTATGGGCGCAGCGCGGGTGGTGATCATCGGTGGCATTCTCTACGCCATCGGCTTGGTCTTCATGGGCATGGCCGACTCCGCCTGGTCGTTGTCGCTCAGTGCCGGCTTGCTGATTGGCATCGGCCTGTCTGGCACATCGTTTTCGGTCATCCTCGGCGTGGTCGGGCGTGCCGTACCGGCAGAGAAGCGCAGCATGGCCATGGGCATTGCCAGCGCCGCCGGTTCGTTTGGCCAGTTCGCCATGCTGCCGGGCACCCTCGGCCTGATCCAGTGGCTGGGGTGGTCCGCAGCCTTGCTGGTGCTGGGCCTGATGGTGGCGTTTATCGTGCCCTTCGTCGGCCTGCTGCGCGACCGCCCGTTGCCCAGCCATGGTGCCGAGCAGACCCTGGGCCAGGCGCTGCGCGAAGCATGTTCCCATCCTGGGTTCTGGTTGCTGGCACTGGGCTTCTTCGTTTGCGGCTTCCAGGTGGTGTTCATCGGGGTGCACCTGCCGGCCTACCTGGTTGATCAGCACCTGGCTGCGACCACCGGTACCACGGTGCTGGCGTTGGTTGGCCTGTTCAATATCGTCGGAACCTTCACTGCTGGCTGGTTGGGCGGGCGCATGTCCAAGCCGCGCCTGCTGACCGGGCTGTACCTGCTGCGAGCGGTGGTGATCGTGCTATTCCTGTGGGCGCCGGTAAGCGAGTTCAGTGCTTACCTGTTCGGCATCGCCATGGGCCTGTTGTGGCTGTCCACGGTGCCGCTGACCAATGGCACCGTGGCCACGGTATTCGGGGTGCGTAACCTGTCCATGCTCGGCGGTATCGTGTTCTTGTTCCACCAGTTAGGTGCGTTCTTGGGCGGCTGGTTGGGTGGGGTGGTGTATGACCGCACCAGCAGCTACGACCTGGTTTGGCAGATTTCCATCCTGCTCAGCCTGCTGGCCGCAGCCCTCAACTGGCCGGTGCGCGAACGCCCGGTCGCCCGCCTGCAGGCCCAGGCCGCATGA
- the bluB gene encoding 5,6-dimethylbenzimidazole synthase: MSEHAYSDAERAAIYRAIGERRDMRHFAGGQVAPELLARLLAAAHQAPSVGLMQPWRFIRITQRDLRSRIQALVEAERVRTAEALGERADDFMKLKVEGINDCAELLVAALMDNREPHIFGRRTLPEMDLASLACAIQNLWLAARGEGLGMGWVSLFDPLALAALLGMPAGAKPVAVLCLGPVTEFYPVPMLVQENWAQERPLSEMLYENQWGERQ, from the coding sequence ATGAGCGAACACGCTTACAGCGACGCTGAACGCGCCGCGATCTACCGGGCCATCGGTGAGCGCCGCGACATGCGCCATTTTGCCGGTGGCCAGGTGGCGCCGGAGCTGCTTGCCCGCTTGCTTGCCGCCGCGCACCAGGCGCCCAGTGTCGGGCTCATGCAGCCGTGGCGCTTCATCCGGATTACCCAGCGAGACCTGCGCAGCCGCATCCAGGCCTTGGTAGAAGCGGAGCGTGTACGCACGGCTGAGGCATTGGGCGAGCGAGCCGATGACTTCATGAAACTGAAGGTAGAAGGCATCAACGACTGTGCCGAGCTGCTGGTGGCAGCCTTGATGGACAACCGCGAGCCGCACATTTTCGGCCGCCGTACCCTGCCGGAAATGGACCTGGCCTCGCTGGCCTGTGCCATCCAGAACCTATGGCTGGCTGCGCGTGGCGAAGGACTGGGGATGGGCTGGGTGTCGCTGTTCGACCCGCTTGCGCTGGCAGCGTTGCTGGGCATGCCGGCCGGGGCCAAGCCCGTTGCGGTGTTGTGCCTGGGGCCGGTCACCGAGTTCTACCCGGTGCCCATGCTGGTGCAGGAAAACTGGGCCCAAGAGCGGCCCTTGAGTGAAATGCTTTACGAAAACCAATGGGGAGAGCGTCAATGA
- the cobU gene encoding bifunctional adenosylcobinamide kinase/adenosylcobinamide-phosphate guanylyltransferase — MRNLILGGARSGKSRLAEQLASASGLPVTYIATSQPLDGEMNERVLLHRQRRPDDWGLIEEPLALAAVLRAEAAEGRCLLVDCLTLWLTNLLMLEDDQRLAEERDALLACLEQLPGTLVLVSNETGLGVVPMGELTRRYVDLAGWLHQAVAERCQRVVLTVAGLPLMLKGPAL; from the coding sequence ATGCGCAACCTGATCCTCGGCGGCGCCCGGTCCGGCAAGAGCCGGCTGGCCGAACAGCTGGCCAGCGCCAGTGGCCTGCCAGTGACCTACATCGCCACCAGCCAACCGCTGGATGGTGAAATGAACGAACGCGTGTTGCTGCATCGCCAGCGCCGCCCCGATGACTGGGGGCTGATCGAAGAACCCCTGGCCTTGGCCGCGGTGCTGCGCGCCGAAGCGGCCGAAGGGCGATGCCTGCTGGTGGATTGCCTGACCCTGTGGTTGACCAACCTGCTGATGCTGGAAGACGACCAGCGCCTGGCCGAGGAGCGTGATGCCCTGCTGGCCTGCCTGGAGCAGTTGCCTGGCACCCTTGTCCTGGTCAGTAACGAAACCGGCCTGGGCGTCGTGCCCATGGGCGAGCTGACCCGGCGCTATGTCGACCTGGCCGGCTGGCTGCACCAAGCCGTGGCCGAACGCTGTCAGCGCGTGGTGCTGACGGTGGCCGGCCTGCCCCTAATGCTCAAAGGACCTGCACTATGA
- a CDS encoding adenosylcobinamide-GDP ribazoletransferase, producing the protein MLPFLIALQFLSSLPVSLPGMPAAREVGRSLLYYPLVGLLFGLLLWLASHLLQGTPAPLHAALLLTAWVLLSGALHLDGLADSADAWLGGFGDRERTLQIMKDPRSGPIAVVTLVLVLLLKFCALWVLVEQGVGAQLLLAPLIGRTAMLGLFLCTPYVRPGGLGQALAEHLPRRAAGWVLLCCALFCLLLGGWVVLLAVAVFAWLRHLMYRRLGGATGDTAGALLELLELAVVLGLALGL; encoded by the coding sequence ATGCTGCCTTTCTTGATCGCCTTGCAGTTTCTCAGCAGCCTGCCGGTGAGCTTGCCGGGCATGCCGGCAGCGCGTGAGGTGGGGCGTTCGCTGCTGTACTACCCGCTGGTCGGGCTATTGTTCGGGCTGCTGTTGTGGTTGGCCAGCCATCTGCTGCAAGGTACACCGGCGCCGCTGCATGCGGCGTTGCTGCTGACAGCGTGGGTGCTGCTCAGTGGCGCCTTGCACCTGGATGGCCTGGCGGACAGCGCAGACGCCTGGTTGGGTGGCTTCGGCGACCGTGAACGCACCCTGCAGATCATGAAGGACCCGCGCAGCGGGCCGATTGCCGTGGTCACCCTGGTGCTGGTGCTGTTGTTGAAGTTTTGCGCCTTATGGGTGCTGGTCGAGCAGGGTGTCGGGGCGCAATTGCTGCTGGCGCCGTTGATCGGGCGAACGGCAATGTTGGGGTTGTTCCTTTGCACGCCGTATGTGCGCCCCGGTGGGTTGGGGCAGGCGCTGGCCGAACATCTGCCCCGGCGTGCTGCCGGGTGGGTGTTGCTGTGTTGTGCGCTTTTCTGCCTGCTCTTGGGCGGATGGGTAGTGCTGCTGGCGGTGGCGGTGTTTGCCTGGCTGCGACATCTGATGTACCGACGGCTGGGTGGGGCCACTGGGGATACTGCCGGCGCGCTGCTCGAGTTACTCGAATTGGCGGTGGTGCTGGGGTTGGCCTTGGGCCTCTGA
- the cobD gene encoding threonine-phosphate decarboxylase CobD: protein MLEHGGRLLRAVRQYGIAREQWLDLSSGIAPWPFPIPSIPVDAWARLPETEDGLEDAARAFYGTRQLLPVAGSQAAIQALPLLRTAGRVGVLTPCYAEHPYAWQRAGHQLLELDEAQVEATLDSLDVLVLVNPNNPTGRRVSRERLLAWHARLAARGGWLLVDEAFMDNTPADSVVDCAERPGLIVLRSFGKFFGLAGVRLGFVVAEHSLLLRLAELLGPWTVNGPTRVLAQASLADQAAQRQQTERCAAASQRLAAILCSAGLVPSGGCDLFQYVRSEHAAQLHDFLARRGILVRLFEQPAAVRLGLPACAADEQRLAQALAAYQKETA, encoded by the coding sequence ATGCTTGAACACGGTGGTCGCCTGCTGCGCGCGGTGCGGCAATACGGTATCGCCCGTGAGCAGTGGCTCGACTTGTCCAGTGGCATTGCGCCCTGGCCGTTCCCGATTCCGTCGATTCCCGTCGATGCCTGGGCCCGCCTGCCGGAGACCGAGGACGGCCTGGAAGACGCCGCGCGCGCGTTTTACGGCACCCGCCAGCTGCTGCCGGTAGCCGGCTCGCAGGCCGCGATCCAGGCCTTGCCGCTGCTGCGCACAGCGGGCCGGGTAGGCGTGCTGACGCCGTGCTATGCCGAGCACCCGTATGCCTGGCAACGGGCGGGCCACCAACTGCTTGAGCTGGATGAAGCGCAGGTCGAGGCGACGCTCGACAGCCTCGATGTGCTGGTGTTGGTCAACCCCAACAACCCGACCGGCCGCCGGGTATCGCGCGAACGCCTGCTGGCTTGGCATGCTCGCCTGGCTGCTCGTGGTGGCTGGCTGCTGGTCGACGAAGCCTTCATGGACAACACCCCGGCAGACAGCGTGGTGGATTGCGCCGAACGGCCGGGCCTGATCGTGCTGCGCTCGTTCGGCAAGTTCTTCGGCCTGGCCGGGGTGCGCCTGGGCTTTGTCGTGGCTGAGCACAGCCTGCTGCTACGCCTGGCCGAGTTGCTCGGCCCGTGGACCGTCAACGGCCCGACCCGGGTGCTGGCCCAGGCTAGCCTGGCTGACCAAGCCGCCCAGCGCCAGCAGACCGAGCGCTGTGCTGCCGCCAGCCAGCGGCTTGCGGCAATATTGTGCAGTGCCGGCCTGGTGCCCAGCGGTGGCTGCGACCTGTTCCAGTACGTGCGCAGCGAGCATGCGGCACAACTGCACGACTTTCTCGCCCGTCGCGGCATTCTGGTGCGCCTGTTCGAACAACCAGCGGCGGTGCGCCTGGGGCTGCCGGCTTGCGCGGCGGACGAACAGCGCCTGGCCCAGGCCCTGGCGGCTTATCAAAAGGAAACGGCATGA